A genomic window from Methanovulcanius yangii includes:
- a CDS encoding TrmB family transcriptional regulator, whose amino-acid sequence MAKSTKDIGPVKEHLKSLGLTKYEALVYIALLRVESASATEIHEISGVPRASVYPVLDKLMRKGLVSVSHSTPKRFTATPPEEGVEHLLRQIERDAEAARAGLVAIFESRGDREEKKQEMIWTLSGSETIESRISDMFGNATSSVIIYGDRELFTPRIMEFIRDIPSAVDIDIATNGTFAPGELSGHVRVRNIEHLIESGLLQGDHMAGVFITDRERVLLRMNGADTTPSALYSESPAFLQLFLNYWNHIISNIFA is encoded by the coding sequence ATGGCGAAGAGTACCAAAGATATCGGTCCGGTAAAGGAGCACCTGAAGTCACTGGGACTGACCAAATACGAGGCCCTCGTCTATATTGCCCTCCTCAGGGTGGAGAGTGCCTCAGCAACGGAAATTCATGAAATATCGGGCGTCCCGCGGGCATCGGTGTACCCTGTCCTGGACAAACTGATGCGAAAAGGGCTCGTGAGCGTCTCGCACTCAACACCCAAGCGCTTCACCGCAACGCCGCCCGAAGAGGGGGTGGAACACCTCCTCCGGCAGATCGAACGCGACGCCGAGGCCGCACGGGCAGGTCTTGTGGCGATATTTGAGTCGCGCGGGGACCGGGAGGAGAAGAAACAGGAGATGATATGGACGCTCTCCGGAAGCGAGACCATCGAAAGCAGGATAAGCGACATGTTCGGCAATGCCACCTCCTCGGTGATCATCTATGGGGACCGTGAACTGTTCACCCCGCGGATCATGGAATTTATCCGGGATATCCCTTCGGCCGTCGATATCGATATTGCCACCAACGGCACCTTTGCCCCGGGGGAACTTTCCGGCCATGTCCGCGTACGGAATATCGAACATCTCATTGAAAGCGGCCTCCTGCAGGGCGATCATATGGCCGGCGTCTTCATTACGGACCGTGAACGTGTCCTCCTGCGCATGAACGGCGCCGATACAACACCAAGTGCCCTCTACTCCGAATCCCCCGCATTTCTCCAGCTGTTCCTGAATTACTGGAATCACATCATCTCCAATATCTTCGCCTGA
- a CDS encoding NAD(P)/FAD-dependent oxidoreductase encodes MITVIGGGPAGRLAALRLAGFGREVRLIDGRPEGLGGQCLHHGCMVINAHNDAAKAVDAARTLAGLGILDDTPLLSYDALKTEMAGIQETIAAVIHKETIEAGVEVIRAHATVRGKEVFLDGKRQTPSEAILIATGSRPSVPDIPGTGLPGVYSAHTLHHLRRLPERMVIIGGGVVACEYAYAFAAYGTAVTMVVRSELLRSLYPHLRAEVRRDLDAVTILEHSDPCAIEGVETATGVRIRTETGGEATIPCDAVLIAAGLVPRTEDINGIALGPAGEILVNDRYETSVEGVYAAGDVTGPPYLTPVARREGRAAADAILGRTPPPIPAAVPQAIKLRNEHSFAFLPGREQDPLAIPSPAGPGSFWSVPSRRTGRAVLEADRTTGHLTGFYEASPTSSTAAGYLAWCISEGVNADALESFLEVHPSSEGVPWLIRYIAELREKEEKF; translated from the coding sequence ATGATCACGGTCATCGGAGGAGGGCCCGCGGGACGGCTTGCCGCCCTGCGTCTTGCCGGGTTCGGCCGGGAGGTCCGTCTCATCGACGGGCGCCCGGAGGGCCTCGGCGGGCAGTGCCTCCACCACGGGTGCATGGTCATCAATGCCCATAATGATGCGGCAAAGGCCGTCGACGCCGCCCGCACGCTCGCAGGACTCGGCATCCTCGATGACACCCCTCTTCTCTCCTACGATGCCCTGAAGACGGAGATGGCAGGTATCCAGGAGACCATCGCCGCCGTCATCCATAAGGAGACCATCGAGGCGGGCGTGGAGGTCATCCGGGCCCATGCCACCGTCAGGGGAAAGGAGGTCTTCCTCGATGGCAAACGGCAGACGCCCTCCGAAGCCATCCTGATTGCAACGGGGTCACGGCCGTCCGTCCCCGACATTCCCGGAACCGGCCTTCCCGGCGTCTACAGCGCCCATACCCTGCATCACCTTCGCCGCCTTCCCGAACGGATGGTGATCATCGGCGGCGGCGTGGTTGCCTGCGAGTATGCCTATGCGTTTGCCGCCTACGGGACCGCTGTCACCATGGTGGTCAGAAGTGAGCTTCTCCGCTCGTTGTATCCGCATCTCAGGGCAGAGGTACGCCGCGATCTCGATGCGGTGACCATTCTGGAGCACTCGGACCCCTGTGCCATCGAGGGCGTTGAGACGGCGACGGGCGTCCGCATCCGTACGGAGACCGGGGGGGAGGCGACCATCCCCTGCGATGCGGTGCTCATCGCCGCGGGCCTCGTGCCCCGGACGGAGGATATCAATGGCATCGCCCTCGGCCCTGCGGGGGAGATCCTCGTGAACGATCGCTACGAGACATCGGTGGAGGGGGTCTATGCGGCGGGCGACGTGACCGGTCCGCCCTACCTGACGCCGGTCGCCCGCCGGGAGGGACGGGCCGCTGCGGATGCCATCCTCGGCCGGACGCCCCCACCCATCCCCGCCGCCGTACCCCAGGCAATCAAGCTTCGAAACGAGCATTCCTTCGCCTTCCTGCCGGGCCGGGAGCAGGACCCGCTCGCCATCCCCTCACCCGCAGGTCCGGGGTCCTTCTGGTCGGTACCTTCGCGCCGGACCGGCCGCGCCGTCCTCGAGGCCGACCGGACGACAGGGCACCTGACCGGATTCTACGAGGCGTCGCCGACGTCATCGACCGCGGCGGGATACCTTGCCTGGTGCATCAGCGAGGGGGTAAACGCGGATGCACTGGAATCCTTTCTGGAGGTGCACCCCTCCTCCGAGGGAGTGCCGTGGCTCATCCGCTATATCGCCGAACTCCGGGAAAAAGAAGAAAAATTTTGA
- a CDS encoding MIP/aquaporin family protein, which translates to MASLMRRSVAELVGTMILVFFGCGSAVMTLIIADTNSGLFGGGSIGTLGGLADWLAIGLGFGLAIAAAIYAMGRISGAHINPAVTIALWATRRFGTKDTVAYIIAQLIGAAIASILFALIIGPPAYEIGGLGATAPAAGITYAMAILAEIVGTFLLMLVIMGVAVDEKAPPGFAGLIIGLTVAGIITVVGGITGSSLNPARSFGPALGDTLFGGPDVWSVFPIYIIGPIVGALIAVFFYDWLVAED; encoded by the coding sequence ATGGCATCGCTGATGCGCCGTTCGGTTGCCGAACTGGTGGGCACCATGATCCTGGTCTTCTTCGGCTGTGGGTCGGCGGTGATGACGCTCATCATTGCAGACACCAATTCCGGGCTCTTCGGCGGGGGGTCGATCGGCACACTCGGCGGTCTCGCTGACTGGCTGGCCATTGGTCTCGGGTTCGGCCTCGCCATTGCCGCAGCCATCTATGCGATGGGCCGGATCTCCGGTGCCCACATCAATCCGGCCGTGACGATCGCCCTCTGGGCGACGCGGCGGTTCGGGACAAAAGACACCGTCGCGTATATCATTGCGCAGCTCATCGGGGCGGCAATCGCAAGTATCCTCTTCGCACTGATCATCGGCCCACCCGCCTACGAGATCGGCGGGCTGGGGGCGACGGCACCGGCGGCGGGGATTACCTATGCAATGGCGATCCTCGCAGAGATCGTCGGCACGTTCCTCCTGATGCTCGTCATCATGGGTGTGGCCGTCGACGAGAAGGCGCCGCCCGGGTTTGCGGGGCTCATCATCGGGCTGACCGTCGCCGGCATCATCACCGTCGTGGGAGGCATTACGGGGTCGTCCCTCAATCCCGCCCGCAGTTTCGGGCCTGCCCTCGGAGATACCCTCTTCGGCGGTCCGGATGTCTGGTCGGTGTTTCCCATCTACATCATCGGACCGATAGTGGGTGCCCTCATCGCGGTCTTCTTCTACGACTGGCTCGTGGCAGAGGACTAA
- a CDS encoding DUF2180 family protein translates to MKCYVCAKGGKDTEAVAICIVCGMGLCMDHAIREEMPMWEGGYPFPMKKEKKTLPRILCGDCHAALHEKGGT, encoded by the coding sequence ATGAAATGCTATGTATGTGCCAAGGGAGGAAAGGACACCGAGGCGGTCGCCATCTGCATCGTCTGCGGCATGGGGCTGTGCATGGACCATGCGATCCGTGAGGAGATGCCTATGTGGGAAGGTGGCTATCCCTTCCCGATGAAAAAGGAGAAGAAGACGCTGCCAAGGATTCTCTGCGGCGACTGCCATGCGGCCCTGCACGAGAAAGGAGGGACATAG